One genomic region from Simkaniaceae bacterium encodes:
- a CDS encoding TetR/AcrR family transcriptional regulator — protein sequence MRKTQLKQTILNSARLIMEVKGEKAINIREIAKHSNCSLGSVYNVFENYDDIVLHLNAHTLEMLYSAIEESIDQKLKDGNLKEVFLEIGHAYLRFSQQHHHFWKALFEVATRDYLPDWYRSKVITGLKQIEDKIGQAFPKEKGRLHQILTFYWATIHGISSITLNRKLQVVEQTVDDSYINRYLTNTLDGLLK from the coding sequence ATGCGTAAGACCCAACTGAAACAAACTATTCTCAACTCCGCCCGGTTGATCATGGAAGTCAAAGGCGAAAAGGCGATCAACATCCGCGAGATCGCCAAGCATAGCAACTGCTCTTTAGGCAGCGTCTACAATGTTTTTGAGAACTACGATGATATCGTCCTCCACCTCAACGCTCATACCCTCGAAATGCTCTACTCTGCCATTGAAGAAAGCATCGACCAGAAGTTGAAAGACGGGAATTTAAAAGAGGTCTTCCTTGAAATTGGCCACGCTTACTTGAGATTCTCACAACAGCACCACCATTTCTGGAAAGCCTTATTTGAGGTCGCCACCCGCGATTACCTTCCCGATTGGTATCGAAGTAAAGTCATCACCGGATTGAAACAGATCGAAGATAAAATCGGACAGGCGTTCCCTAAAGAGAAGGGGAGACTCCACCAGATCTTGACCTTTTACTGGGCGACGATCCATGGCATCAGCTCAATCACGCTCAACCGTAAACTCCAAGTCGTTGAGCAAACCGTCGATGATAGCTATATCAATCGCTATCTGACGAATACTCTCGATGGATTGCTGAAGTAA